The following are from one region of the Planctomonas sp. JC2975 genome:
- a CDS encoding AI-2E family transporter: MSWWRKRKTETASTEPIVEDQDLPTAPTLPRADAILLGLAGGVVTAVGMYWLRGFLAPVLLALVLTVCVHPLRRALERHGVNRGLATGSVIAAVFVLLAAFVTALIVALAQFATLLPQFAPQIEEIGKAIGSWLKSVGFDQSQVQAVTAGFDPGRLIGAVGGILGSVANITFGLVVILTCLILMAVDASALSAISKQVALRRPHLVAAMSQFAGGVRKYMVATTGLGIVQGLLNWAALVILQVPGALLWGLLSFLCSFIPNIGYFIAIIPPLVFGLLTGGWGVFVAILVVYGVVNSVVQSIIQPRVVGNAVALSQTITFVSVLFWAVVIGPIGAILAVPLTLLVRTILIDSDPRARWWRPLIGDLRDTQPYIAEETAALKRTRQAAKAAKRGTAPTPPAPEGTRDG, translated from the coding sequence AGACGGAGACCGCCAGTACGGAGCCCATCGTCGAGGACCAGGATTTGCCGACGGCACCGACGCTCCCGCGTGCCGACGCCATCCTGCTCGGTCTCGCGGGCGGTGTCGTCACTGCCGTCGGCATGTACTGGTTGCGCGGATTCCTCGCCCCTGTACTGCTCGCGCTGGTCCTCACGGTGTGCGTGCATCCGCTCCGCCGTGCGCTGGAGAGGCATGGCGTGAACCGTGGTCTCGCGACCGGCTCGGTGATCGCCGCCGTGTTCGTGCTGCTCGCCGCATTCGTCACGGCGCTCATCGTCGCCCTCGCCCAGTTCGCCACCCTTCTGCCGCAGTTTGCGCCGCAGATCGAGGAGATCGGCAAGGCCATCGGATCCTGGCTCAAGTCGGTGGGATTCGATCAGTCCCAGGTGCAGGCGGTGACCGCAGGCTTCGATCCGGGCAGGCTGATCGGAGCGGTCGGCGGGATCCTCGGCAGCGTGGCGAACATCACGTTCGGGCTCGTCGTCATCCTCACCTGCCTCATCCTCATGGCCGTCGACGCCAGTGCGCTGTCCGCCATCTCGAAGCAGGTCGCGTTGCGTCGTCCCCACCTGGTGGCGGCGATGTCCCAGTTCGCCGGCGGCGTGCGCAAATACATGGTCGCAACGACCGGACTCGGCATCGTCCAGGGACTGCTGAACTGGGCAGCGCTCGTGATCCTGCAGGTGCCGGGCGCCCTCCTCTGGGGACTGCTCTCGTTCCTGTGCAGCTTCATCCCGAACATCGGGTACTTCATCGCGATCATCCCGCCGCTGGTCTTCGGCCTGCTCACGGGCGGCTGGGGGGTGTTCGTCGCGATCCTCGTCGTGTACGGCGTGGTCAACTCCGTCGTTCAGTCGATCATCCAACCACGCGTCGTCGGCAACGCGGTCGCGCTGAGCCAGACGATCACCTTCGTCTCCGTGCTCTTCTGGGCCGTCGTGATCGGCCCGATCGGCGCGATCCTGGCGGTGCCGCTCACACTCCTGGTTCGCACCATCCTCATCGACTCCGACCCCCGGGCACGCTGGTGGCGGCCCCTGATCGGCGACCTCCGCGACACGCAGCCCTACATCGCCGAGGAGACGGCAGCGCTGAAGCGCACCAGGCAGGCGGCCAAGGCGGCCAAGCGAGGCACGGCGCCGACGCCACCCGCGCCCGAGGGCACCAGGGATGGCTGA
- a CDS encoding AI-2E family transporter: MADPVDDTASHPAHGGFGSGARLVIVLAAFGVAIVCLWLGRDLLAPALTALIVVVTVHPVRRRLDRAGAPRWVGTTAVIALAYAVLGVIGGLIVFAAVQFGHLVADQSAALASATGSLESFLKSVGVDTDTTAGIASAVDPKTLASAAGAIAHAVFSAALAFFFVLAYIIFMAGDGSRIEELRDEFGDWHGALLDALGRWAHGVRAYFVVNSIFGAIVALLDGVVLWALHVPGVPIWIVLAFVTNYVPNIGFVIGMIPPTVLALVTGGWPQALAVVVAYCVINVVLQELVQPRFVSSTVSLGLTLTFFSVLFWTVVLGPVGAILAIPMTLLTRTLIVEIDPDARWSRWITGDRQRASG; encoded by the coding sequence ATGGCTGACCCGGTCGACGACACCGCCTCGCATCCTGCACACGGCGGCTTCGGCTCAGGAGCCCGCCTCGTGATCGTGCTGGCGGCATTCGGTGTCGCGATCGTGTGCCTCTGGCTCGGACGCGACCTGCTCGCCCCCGCCCTCACCGCACTGATCGTCGTGGTGACGGTGCATCCCGTGCGGCGCCGCCTCGATCGCGCGGGTGCTCCGCGCTGGGTGGGCACGACGGCCGTGATCGCCCTTGCCTACGCCGTACTGGGCGTCATCGGTGGCCTGATCGTCTTCGCGGCCGTGCAATTCGGCCATCTGGTCGCCGACCAGAGTGCCGCTCTCGCGTCCGCGACCGGCTCGTTGGAGTCGTTCCTCAAATCGGTCGGCGTCGACACCGACACGACGGCGGGTATCGCATCGGCCGTCGATCCGAAGACGCTCGCTTCGGCCGCCGGCGCGATCGCTCACGCCGTGTTCTCCGCCGCACTCGCATTCTTCTTCGTGCTCGCCTACATCATCTTCATGGCGGGCGACGGGTCCCGGATCGAAGAACTGCGAGACGAGTTCGGGGACTGGCACGGTGCGCTGCTCGACGCACTCGGGAGGTGGGCGCACGGGGTTCGGGCCTACTTCGTGGTGAACTCGATCTTCGGCGCCATCGTCGCCTTGCTCGACGGCGTCGTGCTCTGGGCTCTTCACGTTCCGGGTGTTCCGATCTGGATCGTGCTCGCCTTCGTCACCAATTACGTGCCGAACATCGGCTTCGTCATCGGCATGATTCCGCCGACGGTGCTCGCCCTCGTCACCGGGGGATGGCCGCAGGCGCTCGCCGTGGTCGTGGCGTACTGCGTCATCAATGTCGTGCTGCAGGAGCTCGTGCAGCCGCGATTCGTCTCCAGCACCGTGTCGCTCGGGCTCACGCTGACCTTCTTCTCCGTGTTGTTCTGGACCGTCGTGCTCGGTCCCGTCGGCGCCATCCTGGCGATCCCGATGACGCTGCTGACGCGCACTCTCATCGTGGAGATCGATCCGGATGCCCGCTGGTCGCGCTGGATCACGGGCGACCGGCAGCGTGCATCCGGATGA